The proteins below come from a single Bacteroidia bacterium genomic window:
- a CDS encoding copper-translocating P-type ATPase, whose amino-acid sequence MKTPHENHHQSHNHKGQTQKTQHHDHHKMMIEDFKKRFWVSLFLTLPILLLSPMIQTWVGLEWEFPGDKYVLFGLSSLIFFYGGWPFLKGMLDELKGKSPGMMTLIAIAIMVAYGYSTAVVFGLEGKTFFWELATLIDVMLVGHWIEMQSVLGASQALEKLAELMPDEAHLVHEDHVMDVPVADLKKGDVILIKPGEKIPADGIIIEGESSLNESMLTGESKPVSKSKGDQVIGGSVNGKGSLKVEVSGTSDEGYLSKVINMVKEAQGKKSKTQKLADKAAFWLTLVSLSVGFGTLTVWLLLGHEFSFALERMVTVMVISCPHALGLAIPLVTAISTAISAQNGLLIRNRTAFENARKIDTLVFDKTGTLTTGEFGVNRIISVKENIGEVELLRLASALEANSEHPIAEGIMEKVQTENIQIPEAKDFQSITGKGVEASVEGKDVKVVSPGYLKEKGIPTPDVAKNDGSETIVFVLVEDELAGLISLADQIRPESQEAIQTLHDNKIRTVMLTGDNEAVARKVSQELNMDDFFAEVLPNQKLDKVKELQQKGAFVAMTGDGVNDAPALAQADVGVAIGSGTDVAAETADIILVNSNPKDISNMILFGKATYKKMIQNLIWATAYNVVAIPLAAGVLYQWGIMISPAIGAAFMSLSTVIVAINAQLLKKELG is encoded by the coding sequence ATGAAAACTCCTCATGAAAATCATCATCAGTCACACAATCATAAAGGACAAACCCAAAAGACTCAACATCACGATCATCACAAAATGATGATTGAAGATTTCAAAAAACGGTTCTGGGTTTCGCTTTTTTTGACACTCCCCATTCTCCTCCTTTCGCCCATGATCCAAACTTGGGTAGGATTGGAATGGGAATTTCCCGGAGATAAATATGTTCTTTTCGGCCTTTCATCCTTGATATTTTTCTACGGGGGCTGGCCCTTCCTCAAAGGAATGCTAGATGAATTAAAGGGAAAGTCTCCCGGCATGATGACCCTTATCGCCATCGCCATTATGGTCGCCTATGGCTACAGTACCGCGGTGGTATTTGGTCTGGAAGGAAAAACCTTCTTCTGGGAACTTGCTACCCTCATTGATGTTATGCTCGTCGGCCACTGGATCGAGATGCAATCAGTCTTGGGGGCATCACAAGCCTTAGAAAAACTAGCCGAACTCATGCCGGACGAAGCCCATCTGGTTCATGAAGATCATGTCATGGACGTACCCGTAGCAGATCTCAAAAAAGGAGATGTTATCCTGATCAAGCCTGGTGAAAAAATCCCTGCCGATGGAATCATTATCGAAGGAGAAAGTAGCTTAAACGAAAGCATGCTGACGGGAGAAAGTAAACCTGTCAGCAAGTCAAAGGGAGATCAAGTGATTGGCGGAAGTGTCAATGGTAAAGGCTCGTTGAAAGTAGAAGTATCAGGCACAAGTGATGAAGGCTATCTCTCCAAAGTCATCAACATGGTCAAAGAAGCCCAGGGGAAGAAATCCAAAACCCAAAAACTAGCGGACAAAGCTGCTTTTTGGCTGACCCTTGTTTCGCTCAGCGTAGGTTTTGGTACCTTAACTGTTTGGTTACTATTAGGCCATGAGTTTTCCTTTGCCCTGGAACGTATGGTAACAGTCATGGTCATCTCTTGTCCGCATGCGCTCGGATTGGCCATCCCACTGGTTACAGCCATTTCTACGGCCATTTCTGCCCAGAATGGCCTATTGATCCGCAACAGGACAGCTTTTGAAAATGCAAGAAAGATTGACACCCTTGTTTTTGACAAAACCGGAACCCTCACGACCGGGGAGTTTGGGGTCAATCGCATCATCAGTGTAAAAGAAAACATAGGTGAAGTAGAGCTTCTCCGTTTAGCCAGTGCGCTGGAAGCTAACTCTGAACATCCTATTGCAGAAGGCATAATGGAGAAAGTACAAACAGAGAATATCCAGATTCCGGAAGCCAAGGATTTTCAGTCCATTACCGGCAAAGGTGTGGAAGCAAGTGTTGAAGGTAAAGATGTAAAGGTCGTTAGTCCTGGCTACCTGAAGGAAAAAGGAATTCCTACACCTGATGTGGCAAAAAATGATGGAAGTGAGACCATTGTCTTTGTGTTGGTCGAGGATGAATTAGCAGGACTTATATCGTTAGCAGACCAGATACGCCCGGAAAGTCAAGAAGCCATTCAGACCCTACACGACAACAAAATCAGAACAGTCATGCTGACTGGAGATAATGAAGCAGTCGCGAGAAAGGTCAGTCAGGAATTAAACATGGATGACTTTTTCGCTGAAGTCTTACCCAATCAAAAACTTGATAAAGTTAAGGAACTCCAGCAAAAAGGTGCTTTTGTTGCTATGACGGGCGACGGGGTGAATGATGCTCCTGCCTTAGCACAGGCTGATGTGGGAGTAGCTATTGGCAGTGGTACCGATGTTGCGGCTGAAACTGCTGACATAATCTTAGTAAACAGCAATCCCAAAGACATAAGCAACATGATCCTTTTTGGGAAAGCCACCTACAAGAAAATGATCCAAAATCTGATTTGGGCTACTGCTTACAACGTGGTCGCTATTCCTTTAGCGGCTGGTGTACTTTATCAATGGGGGATCATGATTTCCCCAGCTATTGGTGCAGCTTTCATGAGCCTCAGTACTGTCATTGTAGCTATTAACGCTCAATTGCTAAAAAAAGAGTTAGGATGA